In Oceaniferula flava, the genomic window GTGCTCCTTGGCATCCTCCAACGGATGGGCAAAGTCATACATCGGGTAGATGCACCAGCTGTCACCGGTGTTGTGGTGAGGGGTGTTGACGATGCGATACATCACCGGGTCGCGCATGTTCATGTTCGACGACGACATGTCGATCTTGGCACGCAGGACCATCTTGCCGTTTTCAAACTCACCGGCTTTCATGCGGGCAAAGAGATCGAGGCTTTCCTCGACAGGACGATCGCGGAAGGGGGAGTGGGTGCCGGGCGTGGTGACATTGCCGCGGGTCTCGCGGATTTCCTCCAGTGATTGCTCATCGACGTAGGCCTTGCCCTCCTTGATCAGGTGCACGGCGCAATCGTAGAAAAAGTCGAAGTAGTCGCTGGCGAAGTAGAGGTTCTCACCCCAGTCGAAGCCGAGCCAGCTGACGTCTTTCTTGATGCTGTCGACGTATTCAGCCTCTTCCTTGGCCGGATTGGTATCGTCGAAGCGGAGGTGACAGCGGGCGTTGACGTCCTGGTTTTCCTGAGCGATTCCGAAGTTAAAGCAGATCGCCTTGGCGTGGCCGATGTGCAGGTATCCATTGGGTTCCGGTGGGAAGCGGGTGACGACGGTGTCGTGCTTGCCGCTTTTCAGATCCTTGGCAATGATTTCGCGGATGAAATCGAGTTTTTCTTTTTTCTCAGAGGCGCTCATGTTCGGCGGGGTTTTAGATGCCTGAGCTGAAAAGAGAAAGCAGAATCTCGGTTACTCGCCAGGATCCGGCTTATTCTGTCCGACCGTTTTTCAGGAAACAGCTGGTCATGTCCATCACTTGGGGTTCGGTGGCGATGAAGGTGTGATCGGTATCGAGCACGTGGAATTCGTTCAGGCCTTCGATTTTGCCGCTTTTGACGGAGACAATGCCATCGTTGTCCTCATCGAGCAGCCAGCGGAACAGGGGGATGGTGCTGCGCTGGCCCATGATCACGGCGGAGTCGATTTCCTGCGGTAAAATGGGGGCGTCGAGCACCATTCGGCCGAGTTTGGCTCCGGCCGGGCCGAGGGTCATTTTCAGCGGCGGCAGGTGGTCTAACCAGTCGATGATCTCGCTGCCCTGATTCGGCGGGGCGAGCATGACGATGCGGCCGGGCTGCTTCGGCGGCAGCTCTGCGAGCAACTGACGGGTGACGATGCCTCCGAGCGAGTGGGTGACAAAGTGCACCGGGCGTCCATTTTCCTGAGCGGCAATCACCTCGTGCACCTGACTGATGATTTCCTCCAGAGGTTTGCGGAACGATGGGTAGGGGATATTGACCGTGTGGTAGCCTTGGCGATGCAAGAAGTCGGCCATCGGGTCCATCGCCCACATGCTGCGCCAGAGGCCGTGCAGCAGGATGACGGTGTCGCCCTCGGCCTGACGGATGCGCGGCTGGTGCCAGGGCATCGGCAGACGGAGAACGCCGAGACGACGGAATTTGGAGTGTTGCGTTTTCAGAGTGGAGTGACTTGGGTTGCTCACAAGCTAGCACGGATTGCGTCGTCCGTGAGATCGATTTTTGGGCGTGCACACATCGAATGAGTCGATGTCTGGCCGTTACTTCCTCACTTGCTGGAGGAAACCGTTCAGCGCTAGAAGCAGATCTGGGTGCAGCGGCAGGGTGGGATCGTTGTAGGATTTCATCTGTTCCTTGAGGTCACCGGATTGCTTTTTCAGCACGTGGTTCATGCCCTTGATAATTTTCAGCTGACTGCCCTTAGCCGCCTCATGCATGATCTTGGCATCGCGGACCGTGGTCTGGAGGTCGGTGCTGCCCTGGACGATAAGCACCGGCACTTCGACCTTGGCGATGGCTTCGGCCGGATCGTATTTGAACCAGGAGATCAGGTAGGGCTGCACGCTGGCGCGGAAAAGCTGCTCCAGCGCTGGCACCGTGTTCTGCACCTGATTGCCCTCGCTCAGTGCCTTGAGAGTGAGCTTGGCTCTGCGGAAATAGGCGGGCGGCAGCTGTGCCTGAAGTTGTTCGCTGAGCAATACCGATGCCTTTCTGCCGGCTCCGGCGACCACCACGAGGCCTGCGCAATCGGTCTTTTTCGCCGCGAGGGTGGCGATGAGAGCTCCTTCGCTGTGGCCTAGCAGGATGATGTTTTGGTAGCCACGCTGGCGCAGAAATTGGC contains:
- a CDS encoding esterase/lipase family protein, whose amino-acid sequence is MSNPSHSTLKTQHSKFRRLGVLRLPMPWHQPRIRQAEGDTVILLHGLWRSMWAMDPMADFLHRQGYHTVNIPYPSFRKPLEEIISQVHEVIAAQENGRPVHFVTHSLGGIVTRQLLAELPPKQPGRIVMLAPPNQGSEIIDWLDHLPPLKMTLGPAGAKLGRMVLDAPILPQEIDSAVIMGQRSTIPLFRWLLDEDNDGIVSVKSGKIEGLNEFHVLDTDHTFIATEPQVMDMTSCFLKNGRTE
- a CDS encoding alpha/beta hydrolase; amino-acid sequence: MKTLITLAILSALVTIGHAEDVSIQSGGFTIKGTLLTAGEDKTTAVLQIAGSGPTDRDGNTTGSEAKNDSLKLLAVALHSKNITTLRYDKRGVGASGADQVKEAELLFDHYVDDAVQWCQFLRQRGYQNIILLGHSEGALIATLAAKKTDCAGLVVVAGAGRKASVLLSEQLQAQLPPAYFRRAKLTLKALSEGNQVQNTVPALEQLFRASVQPYLISWFKYDPAEAIAKVEVPVLIVQGSTDLQTTVRDAKIMHEAAKGSQLKIIKGMNHVLKKQSGDLKEQMKSYNDPTLPLHPDLLLALNGFLQQVRK